A single region of the Hemiscyllium ocellatum isolate sHemOce1 chromosome 21, sHemOce1.pat.X.cur, whole genome shotgun sequence genome encodes:
- the LOC132825901 gene encoding ral guanine nucleotide dissociation stimulator-like isoform X3 codes for MMRWSSQSAAQEIGEETEDGAIYTITLRRVQVHQAASKGQRWLGVDSEPAMNLYETCKVRTIKAGTLEKLVEYLVSAFKGNDSTYVTIFLCTYRAFASTKQVLDLLLNRYGNLHQMNGDVSKLTPDDRLELKKTISSILGAWLDQYSEDFRKPPDYSCLKHLHAYIRQMFPESDLQRRAQTLLGTFQRHKGAEPDQDAPDHSNCTYTLVEENGFEEEKPDFLSFVASVVAEQFTLMDAELFKKVVPYHCLGSIWSQRDKKGKEHLAPTIRATVTQFNRVTNCVIATCLSDKTLKSQQRAKIIERWIEVARECRIFKNFSSLRAILSALQCNSVHRLKKSWDEVSRENFRIFQELSEIFSDDNNHSLSRELLIKEGTSKFATLDINPKRAQKRQQQQKEMGVMQGTIPYLGTFLTDLVMLDTAVKDHLDGGLINFEKRRKEFEVIAQIKLLQSACNNYSFTPDHRFVEWFRNIEQLTEAESYNLSCEIEPLAESASNTLKAKKNSGIIKRWTDRQTPTADTPSPGAQSRSCEQLKYGPYLGGGDTADSVSVTSAGSSNSDAEEINVSFISESPDSQEKKFWESTSLSSLDTSGIGSGSSSASSSSVSSTPITCSRTHKRSVSGISSYSTLSLPLYNQQVDDCCIIRVSLDVDNGNMYKSILVTSQDKTPVVIRKAMAKHNLDGDRPEEYELVQIIAEDRELKIPDNANVFYAMNSSVNYDFMLKKRGHPKAGKTKHVSSSTLPRMKQKGLKITKSIF; via the exons agcgctgcacaggagattggtgaggaaACTGAAGATGGTGCCATCTACACGATAACGCTCAGGAGAGTTCAGGTGCACCAAGCAGCAAGCAAAGGCCAGCGATGGCTGGGG gtagacagcgaaCCTGCCATGAACCTGTACGAGACGTGCAAAGTGCGGACCATCAAGGCGGGGACACTGGAGAAACTGGTGGAATACCTGGTCTCCGCCTTCAAAGGCAATGACTCCACCTACGTCACCATCTTCCTGTGCACTTACCGCGCCTTTGCCTCAACCAAACAAGTGTTGGACTTGCTGCTGAACAG ATATGGAAACTTGCACCAAATGAATGGAGATGTATCCAAGCTTACGCCAGAcgacaggctggaattgaaaaa AACCATTTCATCGATCCTGGGTGCCTGGCTGGATCAGTATTCGGAAGATTTCAGGAAGCCACCGGATTACTCCTGCTTGAAGCATCTCCACGCCTACATCCGTCAGATGTTCCCTGAGTCAGACCTGCAGCGTCGTGCCCAAACCCTGCTCGGCACCTTCCAAAGGCACAAGGGAGCAGAGCCCGATCAGGATG cacctgATCACAGTAACTGCACCTACACATTGGTGGAGGAGAATGGATTTGAAGAAGAAAAGCCCGATTTCCTCTCCTTCGTTGCGAGTGTGGTGGCCGAGCAGTTTACATTAATGGATGCG GAGTTGTTCAAGAAAGTGGTTCCGTATCACTGCCTAGGAAGCATCTGGTCCCAGAGAGACAAGAAGGGGAAGGAACATCTGGCGCCCACAATCCGTGCGACGGTCACGCAGTTTAACAGAGTCACAAACTGTGTCATCGCTACCTGTCTGAGTGACAAGACCCTGAAATCCCAGCAGAGAGCTAAGATcattgagaggtggattgaggtgGCCAGG GAATGCCGAATCTTCAAAAATTTCTCCTCACTCCGCGCTATTCTTTCTGCCTTGCAATGCAACTCCGTTCACAGGCTGAAGAAAAGTTGGGATGAAGTGTCCAG AGAGAACTTCCGGATTTTCCAGGAATTATCAGAAATCTTCTCTGATGACAACAACCACTCCTTGAGCCGTGAACTCCTCATCAAG GAAGGAACGTCGAAGTTCGCCACGCTCGATATCAACCCGAAAAGAGCTCAGAAACGACAACAGCAGCAAAAGGAAATG GGTGTCATGCAGGGTACGATCCCATACCTGGGGACCTTCCTCACTGACCTGGTCATGTTGGACACCGCGGTGAAAGATCATTTGGAC GGAGGCTTGATCAACTTCGAGAAAAGGAGAAAG GAGTTTGAAGTGATCGCCCAGATTAAGTTGCTGCAGTCCGCCTGCAACAATTACTCCTTCACCCCGGACCATCGGTTTGTGGAGTGGTTTCGAAATATCGAGCAACTGACCGAAGCTGAAAG TTACAACCTCTCGTGTGAAATTGAGCCTCTGGCTGAGTCAGcaagcaacactctgaaagcaaAAAAGAACTCTGGCATTATCAAGCGATGGACCGA CAGGCAAACCCCGACGGCGGACACTCCGAGCCCAGGCGCCCAGTCTCGATCTTGTGAGCAGCTGAAGTACGGACCGTATCTGGGTGGTGGGGACACGGCAGACTCAGTTAGCGTTACCTCAGCTGGCTCCAGCAACTCCGACGCGGAAGAAATCAATGTCAGCTTCATCTCGGAATCGCCAGATTCCCAGGAGAAGAAG TTCTGGGAATCAACGTCGCTGTCCTCATTGGACACATCCGGAATCGGCTCAGGGTCAAGCAGTGCATCCTCATCCTCGGTCTCCTCCACTCCTATAACGTGCTCCAGAACACACAAACGCTCTGTCTCGGGAATATCCAGCTACTCCACACTATCTCTGCCACTTTATAACCAGCAGGTGGACGACTGCTGTATCATCCGGGTCAGCCTGGACGTTGACAATGGGAACATGTACAAGAGCATCTTG GTGACGAGCCAGGATAAAACACCTGTCGTCATTCGAAAGGCTATGGCCAAGCACAATTTGGATGGGGATAGGCCTGAGGAATACGAGCTGGTGCAGATCATCGCTGAGGACAGGG AATTGAAAATCCCTGACAACGCGAATGTATTTTATGCTATGAATTCATCTGTCAACTATGACTTTATGCTGAAGAAAAGGGGCCACCCAAAAGCAGGCAAAACGAAGCACGTTTCCAGTTCGACACTCCCCAGAATGAAGCAAAAGGGACTGAAGATTACAAAAAGTATTTTCTGA
- the LOC132825901 gene encoding ral guanine nucleotide dissociation stimulator-like isoform X1: MVRLMWPELHNECAASGPKMFDGSRRLKQIWDGVRLEVTGDAGSVVLNSFTQLDPDLPLTESAAQEIGEETEDGAIYTITLRRVQVHQAASKGQRWLGVDSEPAMNLYETCKVRTIKAGTLEKLVEYLVSAFKGNDSTYVTIFLCTYRAFASTKQVLDLLLNRYGNLHQMNGDVSKLTPDDRLELKKTISSILGAWLDQYSEDFRKPPDYSCLKHLHAYIRQMFPESDLQRRAQTLLGTFQRHKGAEPDQDAPDHSNCTYTLVEENGFEEEKPDFLSFVASVVAEQFTLMDAELFKKVVPYHCLGSIWSQRDKKGKEHLAPTIRATVTQFNRVTNCVIATCLSDKTLKSQQRAKIIERWIEVARECRIFKNFSSLRAILSALQCNSVHRLKKSWDEVSRENFRIFQELSEIFSDDNNHSLSRELLIKEGTSKFATLDINPKRAQKRQQQQKEMGVMQGTIPYLGTFLTDLVMLDTAVKDHLDGGLINFEKRRKEFEVIAQIKLLQSACNNYSFTPDHRFVEWFRNIEQLTEAESYNLSCEIEPLAESASNTLKAKKNSGIIKRWTDRQTPTADTPSPGAQSRSCEQLKYGPYLGGGDTADSVSVTSAGSSNSDAEEINVSFISESPDSQEKKFWESTSLSSLDTSGIGSGSSSASSSSVSSTPITCSRTHKRSVSGISSYSTLSLPLYNQQVDDCCIIRVSLDVDNGNMYKSILVTSQDKTPVVIRKAMAKHNLDGDRPEEYELVQIIAEDRELKIPDNANVFYAMNSSVNYDFMLKKRGHPKAGKTKHVSSSTLPRMKQKGLKITKSIF; encoded by the exons agcgctgcacaggagattggtgaggaaACTGAAGATGGTGCCATCTACACGATAACGCTCAGGAGAGTTCAGGTGCACCAAGCAGCAAGCAAAGGCCAGCGATGGCTGGGG gtagacagcgaaCCTGCCATGAACCTGTACGAGACGTGCAAAGTGCGGACCATCAAGGCGGGGACACTGGAGAAACTGGTGGAATACCTGGTCTCCGCCTTCAAAGGCAATGACTCCACCTACGTCACCATCTTCCTGTGCACTTACCGCGCCTTTGCCTCAACCAAACAAGTGTTGGACTTGCTGCTGAACAG ATATGGAAACTTGCACCAAATGAATGGAGATGTATCCAAGCTTACGCCAGAcgacaggctggaattgaaaaa AACCATTTCATCGATCCTGGGTGCCTGGCTGGATCAGTATTCGGAAGATTTCAGGAAGCCACCGGATTACTCCTGCTTGAAGCATCTCCACGCCTACATCCGTCAGATGTTCCCTGAGTCAGACCTGCAGCGTCGTGCCCAAACCCTGCTCGGCACCTTCCAAAGGCACAAGGGAGCAGAGCCCGATCAGGATG cacctgATCACAGTAACTGCACCTACACATTGGTGGAGGAGAATGGATTTGAAGAAGAAAAGCCCGATTTCCTCTCCTTCGTTGCGAGTGTGGTGGCCGAGCAGTTTACATTAATGGATGCG GAGTTGTTCAAGAAAGTGGTTCCGTATCACTGCCTAGGAAGCATCTGGTCCCAGAGAGACAAGAAGGGGAAGGAACATCTGGCGCCCACAATCCGTGCGACGGTCACGCAGTTTAACAGAGTCACAAACTGTGTCATCGCTACCTGTCTGAGTGACAAGACCCTGAAATCCCAGCAGAGAGCTAAGATcattgagaggtggattgaggtgGCCAGG GAATGCCGAATCTTCAAAAATTTCTCCTCACTCCGCGCTATTCTTTCTGCCTTGCAATGCAACTCCGTTCACAGGCTGAAGAAAAGTTGGGATGAAGTGTCCAG AGAGAACTTCCGGATTTTCCAGGAATTATCAGAAATCTTCTCTGATGACAACAACCACTCCTTGAGCCGTGAACTCCTCATCAAG GAAGGAACGTCGAAGTTCGCCACGCTCGATATCAACCCGAAAAGAGCTCAGAAACGACAACAGCAGCAAAAGGAAATG GGTGTCATGCAGGGTACGATCCCATACCTGGGGACCTTCCTCACTGACCTGGTCATGTTGGACACCGCGGTGAAAGATCATTTGGAC GGAGGCTTGATCAACTTCGAGAAAAGGAGAAAG GAGTTTGAAGTGATCGCCCAGATTAAGTTGCTGCAGTCCGCCTGCAACAATTACTCCTTCACCCCGGACCATCGGTTTGTGGAGTGGTTTCGAAATATCGAGCAACTGACCGAAGCTGAAAG TTACAACCTCTCGTGTGAAATTGAGCCTCTGGCTGAGTCAGcaagcaacactctgaaagcaaAAAAGAACTCTGGCATTATCAAGCGATGGACCGA CAGGCAAACCCCGACGGCGGACACTCCGAGCCCAGGCGCCCAGTCTCGATCTTGTGAGCAGCTGAAGTACGGACCGTATCTGGGTGGTGGGGACACGGCAGACTCAGTTAGCGTTACCTCAGCTGGCTCCAGCAACTCCGACGCGGAAGAAATCAATGTCAGCTTCATCTCGGAATCGCCAGATTCCCAGGAGAAGAAG TTCTGGGAATCAACGTCGCTGTCCTCATTGGACACATCCGGAATCGGCTCAGGGTCAAGCAGTGCATCCTCATCCTCGGTCTCCTCCACTCCTATAACGTGCTCCAGAACACACAAACGCTCTGTCTCGGGAATATCCAGCTACTCCACACTATCTCTGCCACTTTATAACCAGCAGGTGGACGACTGCTGTATCATCCGGGTCAGCCTGGACGTTGACAATGGGAACATGTACAAGAGCATCTTG GTGACGAGCCAGGATAAAACACCTGTCGTCATTCGAAAGGCTATGGCCAAGCACAATTTGGATGGGGATAGGCCTGAGGAATACGAGCTGGTGCAGATCATCGCTGAGGACAGGG AATTGAAAATCCCTGACAACGCGAATGTATTTTATGCTATGAATTCATCTGTCAACTATGACTTTATGCTGAAGAAAAGGGGCCACCCAAAAGCAGGCAAAACGAAGCACGTTTCCAGTTCGACACTCCCCAGAATGAAGCAAAAGGGACTGAAGATTACAAAAAGTATTTTCTGA
- the LOC132825901 gene encoding ral guanine nucleotide dissociation stimulator-like isoform X2 has translation MEPTRSMFSLQTALAQPVKVCMFDLIDGLSAAQEIGEETEDGAIYTITLRRVQVHQAASKGQRWLGVDSEPAMNLYETCKVRTIKAGTLEKLVEYLVSAFKGNDSTYVTIFLCTYRAFASTKQVLDLLLNRYGNLHQMNGDVSKLTPDDRLELKKTISSILGAWLDQYSEDFRKPPDYSCLKHLHAYIRQMFPESDLQRRAQTLLGTFQRHKGAEPDQDAPDHSNCTYTLVEENGFEEEKPDFLSFVASVVAEQFTLMDAELFKKVVPYHCLGSIWSQRDKKGKEHLAPTIRATVTQFNRVTNCVIATCLSDKTLKSQQRAKIIERWIEVARECRIFKNFSSLRAILSALQCNSVHRLKKSWDEVSRENFRIFQELSEIFSDDNNHSLSRELLIKEGTSKFATLDINPKRAQKRQQQQKEMGVMQGTIPYLGTFLTDLVMLDTAVKDHLDGGLINFEKRRKEFEVIAQIKLLQSACNNYSFTPDHRFVEWFRNIEQLTEAESYNLSCEIEPLAESASNTLKAKKNSGIIKRWTDRQTPTADTPSPGAQSRSCEQLKYGPYLGGGDTADSVSVTSAGSSNSDAEEINVSFISESPDSQEKKFWESTSLSSLDTSGIGSGSSSASSSSVSSTPITCSRTHKRSVSGISSYSTLSLPLYNQQVDDCCIIRVSLDVDNGNMYKSILVTSQDKTPVVIRKAMAKHNLDGDRPEEYELVQIIAEDRELKIPDNANVFYAMNSSVNYDFMLKKRGHPKAGKTKHVSSSTLPRMKQKGLKITKSIF, from the exons agcgctgcacaggagattggtgaggaaACTGAAGATGGTGCCATCTACACGATAACGCTCAGGAGAGTTCAGGTGCACCAAGCAGCAAGCAAAGGCCAGCGATGGCTGGGG gtagacagcgaaCCTGCCATGAACCTGTACGAGACGTGCAAAGTGCGGACCATCAAGGCGGGGACACTGGAGAAACTGGTGGAATACCTGGTCTCCGCCTTCAAAGGCAATGACTCCACCTACGTCACCATCTTCCTGTGCACTTACCGCGCCTTTGCCTCAACCAAACAAGTGTTGGACTTGCTGCTGAACAG ATATGGAAACTTGCACCAAATGAATGGAGATGTATCCAAGCTTACGCCAGAcgacaggctggaattgaaaaa AACCATTTCATCGATCCTGGGTGCCTGGCTGGATCAGTATTCGGAAGATTTCAGGAAGCCACCGGATTACTCCTGCTTGAAGCATCTCCACGCCTACATCCGTCAGATGTTCCCTGAGTCAGACCTGCAGCGTCGTGCCCAAACCCTGCTCGGCACCTTCCAAAGGCACAAGGGAGCAGAGCCCGATCAGGATG cacctgATCACAGTAACTGCACCTACACATTGGTGGAGGAGAATGGATTTGAAGAAGAAAAGCCCGATTTCCTCTCCTTCGTTGCGAGTGTGGTGGCCGAGCAGTTTACATTAATGGATGCG GAGTTGTTCAAGAAAGTGGTTCCGTATCACTGCCTAGGAAGCATCTGGTCCCAGAGAGACAAGAAGGGGAAGGAACATCTGGCGCCCACAATCCGTGCGACGGTCACGCAGTTTAACAGAGTCACAAACTGTGTCATCGCTACCTGTCTGAGTGACAAGACCCTGAAATCCCAGCAGAGAGCTAAGATcattgagaggtggattgaggtgGCCAGG GAATGCCGAATCTTCAAAAATTTCTCCTCACTCCGCGCTATTCTTTCTGCCTTGCAATGCAACTCCGTTCACAGGCTGAAGAAAAGTTGGGATGAAGTGTCCAG AGAGAACTTCCGGATTTTCCAGGAATTATCAGAAATCTTCTCTGATGACAACAACCACTCCTTGAGCCGTGAACTCCTCATCAAG GAAGGAACGTCGAAGTTCGCCACGCTCGATATCAACCCGAAAAGAGCTCAGAAACGACAACAGCAGCAAAAGGAAATG GGTGTCATGCAGGGTACGATCCCATACCTGGGGACCTTCCTCACTGACCTGGTCATGTTGGACACCGCGGTGAAAGATCATTTGGAC GGAGGCTTGATCAACTTCGAGAAAAGGAGAAAG GAGTTTGAAGTGATCGCCCAGATTAAGTTGCTGCAGTCCGCCTGCAACAATTACTCCTTCACCCCGGACCATCGGTTTGTGGAGTGGTTTCGAAATATCGAGCAACTGACCGAAGCTGAAAG TTACAACCTCTCGTGTGAAATTGAGCCTCTGGCTGAGTCAGcaagcaacactctgaaagcaaAAAAGAACTCTGGCATTATCAAGCGATGGACCGA CAGGCAAACCCCGACGGCGGACACTCCGAGCCCAGGCGCCCAGTCTCGATCTTGTGAGCAGCTGAAGTACGGACCGTATCTGGGTGGTGGGGACACGGCAGACTCAGTTAGCGTTACCTCAGCTGGCTCCAGCAACTCCGACGCGGAAGAAATCAATGTCAGCTTCATCTCGGAATCGCCAGATTCCCAGGAGAAGAAG TTCTGGGAATCAACGTCGCTGTCCTCATTGGACACATCCGGAATCGGCTCAGGGTCAAGCAGTGCATCCTCATCCTCGGTCTCCTCCACTCCTATAACGTGCTCCAGAACACACAAACGCTCTGTCTCGGGAATATCCAGCTACTCCACACTATCTCTGCCACTTTATAACCAGCAGGTGGACGACTGCTGTATCATCCGGGTCAGCCTGGACGTTGACAATGGGAACATGTACAAGAGCATCTTG GTGACGAGCCAGGATAAAACACCTGTCGTCATTCGAAAGGCTATGGCCAAGCACAATTTGGATGGGGATAGGCCTGAGGAATACGAGCTGGTGCAGATCATCGCTGAGGACAGGG AATTGAAAATCCCTGACAACGCGAATGTATTTTATGCTATGAATTCATCTGTCAACTATGACTTTATGCTGAAGAAAAGGGGCCACCCAAAAGCAGGCAAAACGAAGCACGTTTCCAGTTCGACACTCCCCAGAATGAAGCAAAAGGGACTGAAGATTACAAAAAGTATTTTCTGA
- the LOC132825901 gene encoding ral guanine nucleotide dissociation stimulator-like isoform X4 — MVRLMWPELHNECAASGPKMFDGSRRLKQIWDGVRLEVTGDAGSVVLNSFTQLDPDLPLTESAAQEIGEETEDGAIYTITLRRVQVHQAASKGQRWLGVDSEPAMNLYETCKVRTIKAGTLEKLVEYLVSAFKGNDSTYVTIFLCTYRAFASTKQVLDLLLNRYGNLHQMNGDVSKLTPDDRLELKKTISSILGAWLDQYSEDFRKPPDYSCLKHLHAYIRQMFPESDLQRRAQTLLGTFQRHKGAEPDQDAPDHSNCTYTLVEENGFEEEKPDFLSFVASVVAEQFTLMDAELFKKVVPYHCLGSIWSQRDKKGKEHLAPTIRATVTQFNRVTNCVIATCLSDKTLKSQQRAKIIERWIEVARECRIFKNFSSLRAILSALQCNSVHRLKKSWDEVSRENFRIFQELSEIFSDDNNHSLSRELLIKEGTSKFATLDINPKRAQKRQQQQKEMGVMQGTIPYLGTFLTDLVMLDTAVKDHLDGGLINFEKRRKEFEVIAQIKLLQSACNNYSFTPDHRFVEWFRNIEQLTEAESYNLSCEIEPLAESASNTLKAKKNSGIIKRWTDRQTPTADTPSPGAQSRSCEQLKYGPYLGGGDTADSVSVTSAGSSNSDAEEINVSFISESPDSQEKKQVDDCCIIRVSLDVDNGNMYKSILVTSQDKTPVVIRKAMAKHNLDGDRPEEYELVQIIAEDRELKIPDNANVFYAMNSSVNYDFMLKKRGHPKAGKTKHVSSSTLPRMKQKGLKITKSIF; from the exons agcgctgcacaggagattggtgaggaaACTGAAGATGGTGCCATCTACACGATAACGCTCAGGAGAGTTCAGGTGCACCAAGCAGCAAGCAAAGGCCAGCGATGGCTGGGG gtagacagcgaaCCTGCCATGAACCTGTACGAGACGTGCAAAGTGCGGACCATCAAGGCGGGGACACTGGAGAAACTGGTGGAATACCTGGTCTCCGCCTTCAAAGGCAATGACTCCACCTACGTCACCATCTTCCTGTGCACTTACCGCGCCTTTGCCTCAACCAAACAAGTGTTGGACTTGCTGCTGAACAG ATATGGAAACTTGCACCAAATGAATGGAGATGTATCCAAGCTTACGCCAGAcgacaggctggaattgaaaaa AACCATTTCATCGATCCTGGGTGCCTGGCTGGATCAGTATTCGGAAGATTTCAGGAAGCCACCGGATTACTCCTGCTTGAAGCATCTCCACGCCTACATCCGTCAGATGTTCCCTGAGTCAGACCTGCAGCGTCGTGCCCAAACCCTGCTCGGCACCTTCCAAAGGCACAAGGGAGCAGAGCCCGATCAGGATG cacctgATCACAGTAACTGCACCTACACATTGGTGGAGGAGAATGGATTTGAAGAAGAAAAGCCCGATTTCCTCTCCTTCGTTGCGAGTGTGGTGGCCGAGCAGTTTACATTAATGGATGCG GAGTTGTTCAAGAAAGTGGTTCCGTATCACTGCCTAGGAAGCATCTGGTCCCAGAGAGACAAGAAGGGGAAGGAACATCTGGCGCCCACAATCCGTGCGACGGTCACGCAGTTTAACAGAGTCACAAACTGTGTCATCGCTACCTGTCTGAGTGACAAGACCCTGAAATCCCAGCAGAGAGCTAAGATcattgagaggtggattgaggtgGCCAGG GAATGCCGAATCTTCAAAAATTTCTCCTCACTCCGCGCTATTCTTTCTGCCTTGCAATGCAACTCCGTTCACAGGCTGAAGAAAAGTTGGGATGAAGTGTCCAG AGAGAACTTCCGGATTTTCCAGGAATTATCAGAAATCTTCTCTGATGACAACAACCACTCCTTGAGCCGTGAACTCCTCATCAAG GAAGGAACGTCGAAGTTCGCCACGCTCGATATCAACCCGAAAAGAGCTCAGAAACGACAACAGCAGCAAAAGGAAATG GGTGTCATGCAGGGTACGATCCCATACCTGGGGACCTTCCTCACTGACCTGGTCATGTTGGACACCGCGGTGAAAGATCATTTGGAC GGAGGCTTGATCAACTTCGAGAAAAGGAGAAAG GAGTTTGAAGTGATCGCCCAGATTAAGTTGCTGCAGTCCGCCTGCAACAATTACTCCTTCACCCCGGACCATCGGTTTGTGGAGTGGTTTCGAAATATCGAGCAACTGACCGAAGCTGAAAG TTACAACCTCTCGTGTGAAATTGAGCCTCTGGCTGAGTCAGcaagcaacactctgaaagcaaAAAAGAACTCTGGCATTATCAAGCGATGGACCGA CAGGCAAACCCCGACGGCGGACACTCCGAGCCCAGGCGCCCAGTCTCGATCTTGTGAGCAGCTGAAGTACGGACCGTATCTGGGTGGTGGGGACACGGCAGACTCAGTTAGCGTTACCTCAGCTGGCTCCAGCAACTCCGACGCGGAAGAAATCAATGTCAGCTTCATCTCGGAATCGCCAGATTCCCAGGAGAAGAAG CAGGTGGACGACTGCTGTATCATCCGGGTCAGCCTGGACGTTGACAATGGGAACATGTACAAGAGCATCTTG GTGACGAGCCAGGATAAAACACCTGTCGTCATTCGAAAGGCTATGGCCAAGCACAATTTGGATGGGGATAGGCCTGAGGAATACGAGCTGGTGCAGATCATCGCTGAGGACAGGG AATTGAAAATCCCTGACAACGCGAATGTATTTTATGCTATGAATTCATCTGTCAACTATGACTTTATGCTGAAGAAAAGGGGCCACCCAAAAGCAGGCAAAACGAAGCACGTTTCCAGTTCGACACTCCCCAGAATGAAGCAAAAGGGACTGAAGATTACAAAAAGTATTTTCTGA